In one Alnus glutinosa chromosome 12, dhAlnGlut1.1, whole genome shotgun sequence genomic region, the following are encoded:
- the LOC133851585 gene encoding LEC14B homolog isoform X2: protein MYVTASGAATDIMGYAMSRLEIESDLCDGGKTIHEGNNSQGSNKPLNYLDHEIAQLTRLRSGPHDLLSQAVPGRRKLPVSTVKMLAGRECNYSGRGRFSSADCCHVLSRYLPVNGPWLIDQTNSRAYVSQFSADGSLFIAGFQGGHIRIYNVDQGWKSQKNILAKSLRWTVTDTSLSPDQRYLVYASMSPIVHIVNVRSGESESLANITEIHEGLDFSADDDGCTFGIFSVKFSTDGREVVAGSNDDSIYVYDLEANKLSLRILAHASDVNTVCFADETGNLIYSGSDDTFCKVWDRRCLAAKDKPAGVLTGHLEGITFIDSRGDGRYFISNGKDQTIKLWDIRKMSSNATCPSSGSYEWDYRWMDYPPQARDLKHPFDQSVATYRGHSVLRTLIRCYFSPAYSTGQKYIYTGSHNSCVYIYDLVSGAQVATLKHHKSPVRDCSWHPNYPMLVSSSWDGDIVKWEFPGGGDPPASLTKKRLRRRHPY, encoded by the exons ATGTATGTTACAGCCAGTGGGGCTGCAACTGATATAATGGGTTATGCAATGAGTAGACTGGAGATAGAATCAGACCTTTGCGATGGTGGGAAGACCATCCATGAAGGCAATAACAGTCAAGGATCCAACAAGCCATTGAATTATTTAGACCATGAAATTGCCCAGCTCACAAGGTTAAGATCAGGACCCCATGATTTGTTAAGCCAAGCCGTACCTGGTAGGAGGAAGTTACCTGTTTCCACAGTGAAGATGTTGGCCGGTCGAGAATGCAATTATTCAGGAAGGGGGAGATTCTCATCAGCAGATTGTTGTCATGTTCTAAGTAGATATCTGCCAGTAAATGGTCCTTGGCTTATTGACCAAACGAACAGCCGAGCCTATGTCTCGCAGTTTTCAGCTGATGGTTCTCTTTTTATTGCTGGATTTCAG GGAGGCCACATTAGAATATACAATGTGGATCAAGGGTGGAAATCTCAGAAGAACATTCTTGCCAAAAGTTTGCGATGGACAGTTACTGATACATCTCTTTCTCCAGATCAGCGCTATCTT GTTTATGCCAGCATGTCACCTATTGTCCATATTGTTAATGTTAGGTCCGGCGAATCAGAGTCCCTGGCAAATATTACG GAGATCCATGAAGGTTTGGATTTTTCTGCTGATGATGATGGATGCACTTTTGGAATCTTCTCTGTGAAATTCTCGACAGATGGACGAGAAGTCGTAGCTGGAAGTAATGATGATTCTATATATGTTTATGATCTTGAAGCAAATAAGCTTTCCCTCCGGATTTTGGCACATGCG TCTGATGTGAACACTGTATGTTTCGCCGATGAAACTGGCAATCTTATTTATTCTGGGAGTGATGATACTTTCTGTAAG GTGTGGGACAGACGTTGCTTGGCTGCTAAAGATAAGCCAGCAGGGGTCCTGACGGGACACCTTGAAGGCATTACATTTATTGACAGCCGTGGAGATGGTCGTTATTTCATTTCAAATGGAAAAGATCAGACCATAAAACTTTGGGATATCCGGAAAATGTCCTCCAATGCTACTTG TCCAAGCTCTGGGAGTTATGAATGGGACTACAGATGGATGGACTACCCACCACAGGCAAGAGATTTGAAACACCCATTTGATCAATCAGTGGCTACATATAGAGGTCATTCGGTCCTGCGAACTCTTATTCGTTGCTACTTCTCTCCAGCATACAG CACTGGTCAAAAGTACATCTACACTGGATCGCACAACTCGTGTGTTTATATTTATGATTTG GTGAGTGGAGCCCAAGTCGCCACACTCAAGCATCATAAATCACCTGTAAGAGACTGTAGTTGGCACCCTAACTACCCTATGCTTGTGAGCTCCTCTTGGGATGGGGATATTGTCAAATGGGAGTTTCCCGGGGGCGGCGACCCACCGGCTTCCTTGACCAAGAAGAGACTTCGGAGGAGACATCCTTATTGA
- the LOC133851585 gene encoding LEC14B homolog isoform X1: MYVTASGAATDIMGYAMSRLEIESDLCDGGKTIHEGNNSQGSNKPLNYLDHEIAQLTRLRSGPHDLLSQAVPGRRKLPVSTVKMLAGRECNYSGRGRFSSADCCHVLSRYLPVNGPWLIDQTNSRAYVSQFSADGSLFIAGFQGGHIRIYNVDQGWKSQKNILAKSLRWTVTDTSLSPDQRYLVYASMSPIVHIVNVRSGESESLANITEIHEGLDFSADDDGCTFGIFSVKFSTDGREVVAGSNDDSIYVYDLEANKLSLRILAHASDVNTVCFADETGNLIYSGSDDTFCKVWDRRCLAAKDKPAGVLTGHLEGITFIDSRGDGRYFISNGKDQTIKLWDIRKMSSNATCSPSSGSYEWDYRWMDYPPQARDLKHPFDQSVATYRGHSVLRTLIRCYFSPAYSTGQKYIYTGSHNSCVYIYDLVSGAQVATLKHHKSPVRDCSWHPNYPMLVSSSWDGDIVKWEFPGGGDPPASLTKKRLRRRHPY, encoded by the exons ATGTATGTTACAGCCAGTGGGGCTGCAACTGATATAATGGGTTATGCAATGAGTAGACTGGAGATAGAATCAGACCTTTGCGATGGTGGGAAGACCATCCATGAAGGCAATAACAGTCAAGGATCCAACAAGCCATTGAATTATTTAGACCATGAAATTGCCCAGCTCACAAGGTTAAGATCAGGACCCCATGATTTGTTAAGCCAAGCCGTACCTGGTAGGAGGAAGTTACCTGTTTCCACAGTGAAGATGTTGGCCGGTCGAGAATGCAATTATTCAGGAAGGGGGAGATTCTCATCAGCAGATTGTTGTCATGTTCTAAGTAGATATCTGCCAGTAAATGGTCCTTGGCTTATTGACCAAACGAACAGCCGAGCCTATGTCTCGCAGTTTTCAGCTGATGGTTCTCTTTTTATTGCTGGATTTCAG GGAGGCCACATTAGAATATACAATGTGGATCAAGGGTGGAAATCTCAGAAGAACATTCTTGCCAAAAGTTTGCGATGGACAGTTACTGATACATCTCTTTCTCCAGATCAGCGCTATCTT GTTTATGCCAGCATGTCACCTATTGTCCATATTGTTAATGTTAGGTCCGGCGAATCAGAGTCCCTGGCAAATATTACG GAGATCCATGAAGGTTTGGATTTTTCTGCTGATGATGATGGATGCACTTTTGGAATCTTCTCTGTGAAATTCTCGACAGATGGACGAGAAGTCGTAGCTGGAAGTAATGATGATTCTATATATGTTTATGATCTTGAAGCAAATAAGCTTTCCCTCCGGATTTTGGCACATGCG TCTGATGTGAACACTGTATGTTTCGCCGATGAAACTGGCAATCTTATTTATTCTGGGAGTGATGATACTTTCTGTAAG GTGTGGGACAGACGTTGCTTGGCTGCTAAAGATAAGCCAGCAGGGGTCCTGACGGGACACCTTGAAGGCATTACATTTATTGACAGCCGTGGAGATGGTCGTTATTTCATTTCAAATGGAAAAGATCAGACCATAAAACTTTGGGATATCCGGAAAATGTCCTCCAATGCTACTTG CAGTCCAAGCTCTGGGAGTTATGAATGGGACTACAGATGGATGGACTACCCACCACAGGCAAGAGATTTGAAACACCCATTTGATCAATCAGTGGCTACATATAGAGGTCATTCGGTCCTGCGAACTCTTATTCGTTGCTACTTCTCTCCAGCATACAG CACTGGTCAAAAGTACATCTACACTGGATCGCACAACTCGTGTGTTTATATTTATGATTTG GTGAGTGGAGCCCAAGTCGCCACACTCAAGCATCATAAATCACCTGTAAGAGACTGTAGTTGGCACCCTAACTACCCTATGCTTGTGAGCTCCTCTTGGGATGGGGATATTGTCAAATGGGAGTTTCCCGGGGGCGGCGACCCACCGGCTTCCTTGACCAAGAAGAGACTTCGGAGGAGACATCCTTATTGA
- the LOC133851585 gene encoding LEC14B homolog isoform X3, protein MGYAMSRLEIESDLCDGGKTIHEGNNSQGSNKPLNYLDHEIAQLTRLRSGPHDLLSQAVPGRRKLPVSTVKMLAGRECNYSGRGRFSSADCCHVLSRYLPVNGPWLIDQTNSRAYVSQFSADGSLFIAGFQGGHIRIYNVDQGWKSQKNILAKSLRWTVTDTSLSPDQRYLVYASMSPIVHIVNVRSGESESLANITEIHEGLDFSADDDGCTFGIFSVKFSTDGREVVAGSNDDSIYVYDLEANKLSLRILAHASDVNTVCFADETGNLIYSGSDDTFCKVWDRRCLAAKDKPAGVLTGHLEGITFIDSRGDGRYFISNGKDQTIKLWDIRKMSSNATCSPSSGSYEWDYRWMDYPPQARDLKHPFDQSVATYRGHSVLRTLIRCYFSPAYSTGQKYIYTGSHNSCVYIYDLVSGAQVATLKHHKSPVRDCSWHPNYPMLVSSSWDGDIVKWEFPGGGDPPASLTKKRLRRRHPY, encoded by the exons ATGGGTTATGCAATGAGTAGACTGGAGATAGAATCAGACCTTTGCGATGGTGGGAAGACCATCCATGAAGGCAATAACAGTCAAGGATCCAACAAGCCATTGAATTATTTAGACCATGAAATTGCCCAGCTCACAAGGTTAAGATCAGGACCCCATGATTTGTTAAGCCAAGCCGTACCTGGTAGGAGGAAGTTACCTGTTTCCACAGTGAAGATGTTGGCCGGTCGAGAATGCAATTATTCAGGAAGGGGGAGATTCTCATCAGCAGATTGTTGTCATGTTCTAAGTAGATATCTGCCAGTAAATGGTCCTTGGCTTATTGACCAAACGAACAGCCGAGCCTATGTCTCGCAGTTTTCAGCTGATGGTTCTCTTTTTATTGCTGGATTTCAG GGAGGCCACATTAGAATATACAATGTGGATCAAGGGTGGAAATCTCAGAAGAACATTCTTGCCAAAAGTTTGCGATGGACAGTTACTGATACATCTCTTTCTCCAGATCAGCGCTATCTT GTTTATGCCAGCATGTCACCTATTGTCCATATTGTTAATGTTAGGTCCGGCGAATCAGAGTCCCTGGCAAATATTACG GAGATCCATGAAGGTTTGGATTTTTCTGCTGATGATGATGGATGCACTTTTGGAATCTTCTCTGTGAAATTCTCGACAGATGGACGAGAAGTCGTAGCTGGAAGTAATGATGATTCTATATATGTTTATGATCTTGAAGCAAATAAGCTTTCCCTCCGGATTTTGGCACATGCG TCTGATGTGAACACTGTATGTTTCGCCGATGAAACTGGCAATCTTATTTATTCTGGGAGTGATGATACTTTCTGTAAG GTGTGGGACAGACGTTGCTTGGCTGCTAAAGATAAGCCAGCAGGGGTCCTGACGGGACACCTTGAAGGCATTACATTTATTGACAGCCGTGGAGATGGTCGTTATTTCATTTCAAATGGAAAAGATCAGACCATAAAACTTTGGGATATCCGGAAAATGTCCTCCAATGCTACTTG CAGTCCAAGCTCTGGGAGTTATGAATGGGACTACAGATGGATGGACTACCCACCACAGGCAAGAGATTTGAAACACCCATTTGATCAATCAGTGGCTACATATAGAGGTCATTCGGTCCTGCGAACTCTTATTCGTTGCTACTTCTCTCCAGCATACAG CACTGGTCAAAAGTACATCTACACTGGATCGCACAACTCGTGTGTTTATATTTATGATTTG GTGAGTGGAGCCCAAGTCGCCACACTCAAGCATCATAAATCACCTGTAAGAGACTGTAGTTGGCACCCTAACTACCCTATGCTTGTGAGCTCCTCTTGGGATGGGGATATTGTCAAATGGGAGTTTCCCGGGGGCGGCGACCCACCGGCTTCCTTGACCAAGAAGAGACTTCGGAGGAGACATCCTTATTGA
- the LOC133851585 gene encoding LEC14B homolog isoform X4, with translation MLAGRECNYSGRGRFSSADCCHVLSRYLPVNGPWLIDQTNSRAYVSQFSADGSLFIAGFQGGHIRIYNVDQGWKSQKNILAKSLRWTVTDTSLSPDQRYLVYASMSPIVHIVNVRSGESESLANITEIHEGLDFSADDDGCTFGIFSVKFSTDGREVVAGSNDDSIYVYDLEANKLSLRILAHASDVNTVCFADETGNLIYSGSDDTFCKVWDRRCLAAKDKPAGVLTGHLEGITFIDSRGDGRYFISNGKDQTIKLWDIRKMSSNATCSPSSGSYEWDYRWMDYPPQARDLKHPFDQSVATYRGHSVLRTLIRCYFSPAYSTGQKYIYTGSHNSCVYIYDLVSGAQVATLKHHKSPVRDCSWHPNYPMLVSSSWDGDIVKWEFPGGGDPPASLTKKRLRRRHPY, from the exons ATGTTGGCCGGTCGAGAATGCAATTATTCAGGAAGGGGGAGATTCTCATCAGCAGATTGTTGTCATGTTCTAAGTAGATATCTGCCAGTAAATGGTCCTTGGCTTATTGACCAAACGAACAGCCGAGCCTATGTCTCGCAGTTTTCAGCTGATGGTTCTCTTTTTATTGCTGGATTTCAG GGAGGCCACATTAGAATATACAATGTGGATCAAGGGTGGAAATCTCAGAAGAACATTCTTGCCAAAAGTTTGCGATGGACAGTTACTGATACATCTCTTTCTCCAGATCAGCGCTATCTT GTTTATGCCAGCATGTCACCTATTGTCCATATTGTTAATGTTAGGTCCGGCGAATCAGAGTCCCTGGCAAATATTACG GAGATCCATGAAGGTTTGGATTTTTCTGCTGATGATGATGGATGCACTTTTGGAATCTTCTCTGTGAAATTCTCGACAGATGGACGAGAAGTCGTAGCTGGAAGTAATGATGATTCTATATATGTTTATGATCTTGAAGCAAATAAGCTTTCCCTCCGGATTTTGGCACATGCG TCTGATGTGAACACTGTATGTTTCGCCGATGAAACTGGCAATCTTATTTATTCTGGGAGTGATGATACTTTCTGTAAG GTGTGGGACAGACGTTGCTTGGCTGCTAAAGATAAGCCAGCAGGGGTCCTGACGGGACACCTTGAAGGCATTACATTTATTGACAGCCGTGGAGATGGTCGTTATTTCATTTCAAATGGAAAAGATCAGACCATAAAACTTTGGGATATCCGGAAAATGTCCTCCAATGCTACTTG CAGTCCAAGCTCTGGGAGTTATGAATGGGACTACAGATGGATGGACTACCCACCACAGGCAAGAGATTTGAAACACCCATTTGATCAATCAGTGGCTACATATAGAGGTCATTCGGTCCTGCGAACTCTTATTCGTTGCTACTTCTCTCCAGCATACAG CACTGGTCAAAAGTACATCTACACTGGATCGCACAACTCGTGTGTTTATATTTATGATTTG GTGAGTGGAGCCCAAGTCGCCACACTCAAGCATCATAAATCACCTGTAAGAGACTGTAGTTGGCACCCTAACTACCCTATGCTTGTGAGCTCCTCTTGGGATGGGGATATTGTCAAATGGGAGTTTCCCGGGGGCGGCGACCCACCGGCTTCCTTGACCAAGAAGAGACTTCGGAGGAGACATCCTTATTGA